The Microcystis panniformis FACHB-1757 region GGAAGATTACAAAAAGTCCCCATGCAGATTAAGTATCTTTTTGGGGAAAAATGACACAAATATTAATATTAACTTTTTTAACAATTTATGTCATTAGGGCAAAAATTTCTTTACCGACCGCTTGGTAACAAAGCCAACCGAAATTCGACCGGGGGTCGGGATAATCTTTGACGATGACTCCCTTTTCGGCCGCTCGTTCAAAAGCAACTAAACGGGGAATTTCTCGCTTAAATAGGGGTAATTTTGCTTCTTCTAGAGCTTTCCGAGCTTCTCGTCCTGTTTTTGTCCGTGAATCCACTTGGGTTAAAAGAACTCGATAATTATCGGTCATCGTGGACAGCAATTCTGCCGCTTTAATGGTGACATCGATATCGAGATGATTGGGAGTGGTGGGTAAGATTAATAAATCGCTGCCCTGAGCTAAATCTTTTAACTCGTCCGGCTCCGGCCGGGCCTGGGTATCGACGATAATATGAGTGTATTGTTTCACCAGTCCCGTCGCTCCAGCTTGGGACGCTACCATAAAAGGAAGGGTATCTTCCCGGGACCAATGGAGAGCCGAACGATTTTTATCCGCATCAATCAATAGGGTGGGCGCTTTTTCTTGAAAATAGGCGGCCAAATGAATCGATGTGGTGGTTTTCCC contains the following coding sequences:
- a CDS encoding ParA family protein, encoding MIISVVALKGGVGKTTTSIHLAAYFQEKAPTLLIDADKNRSALHWSREDTLPFMVASQAGATGLVKQYTHIIVDTQARPEPDELKDLAQGSDLLILPTTPNHLDIDVTIKAAELLSTMTDNYRVLLTQVDSRTKTGREARKALEEAKLPLFKREIPRLVAFERAAEKGVIVKDYPDPRSNFGWLCYQAVGKEIFALMT